One part of the Lotus japonicus ecotype B-129 chromosome 2, LjGifu_v1.2 genome encodes these proteins:
- the LOC130737029 gene encoding uncharacterized protein LOC130737029, with protein MDPNNMAEWDIYDVVIDELINDTTIEDMMQEEMEFYQQHANTVRPKRTRKVIERDREAGHERLWMDYFSENPVYPEELFRRRFRMRKDVFLRVVDALGSHNPYFLQSVDAIGRQSLTPLQK; from the coding sequence ATGGATCCAAACAATATGGCCGAATGGGACATTTACGACGTTGTCATTGACGAACTTATCAATGACACCACTATAGAAGATATGATGCAGGAGGAGATGGAGTTTTATCAACAACATGCGAACACTGTTAGGCCCAAGCGAACAAGAAaagtgatagagagagatcgtgaagcTGGGCACGAGCGGTTGTGGATGGACTACTTCTCTGAAAATCCTGTATACCCGGAGGAGCTTTTCCGGCGAAGGTTTCGAATGCGAAAGGATGTGTTCCTCAGAGTTGTAGACGCCCTTGGGTCTCATAACCCGTATTTTCTACAGTCTGTTGATGCAATTGGAAGACAAAGTTTGACACCATTACAAAAGTGA
- the LOC130739527 gene encoding uncharacterized protein LOC130739527: protein MLAYGSPADSVDEYVRIGESTAIECLKNFVEGVCAVFGETYLRRPNHEDITRLLQWGEFRGFPGMLGSIDCMHWEWKNCPVAWKGQYTRGDHGKPTIMLEAVTSQDLWIWHAFFGIAGSNNDINVLNQSPVFNDVLSGNAPMVNFSVNGTMYHMGYYLADGIYPPWSTFVKTISMPQGEKRQKFAKRQEAARKDVERAFGVLQSRFAIVRGPSRFWHPNDMKSIMYACIILHNMIVEDERNTYQGNFVYEQVNNDILDAEVLSGPIPAFRNILERRAHQIERSIHHQLQADLVEHIWQLPENENNEN from the coding sequence ATGTTGGCGTACGGATCACCTGCTGACAGTGTTGATGAGTACGTTCgaattggtgaaagtactgcaattgagtgcctaaagaattttgtagaaggtgtgtgtgcagtaTTCGGTGAAACATATTTGAGGCGCCCGAACCATGAAGACATTACCCGCCTACTTCAATGGGGGGAGTTTCGTGGATTTCCAGGTATGTTGGGTTCTattgattgtatgcattgggaatggaaAAATTGTCCAGTTGCGTGGAAAGGTCAATACACTCGAGGTGATCATGGAAAGcccacaatcatgcttgaagcagtgACATCTcaagacttgtggatttggcatgcattttttggcattgcaggTTCTAACAATGACATTAATGTGCTAAACCAATCTCCTGTGTTTAATGATGTTTTGAGTGGAAATGCTCCCATGGTGAACTTTAGCGTGAATGGAACAATGTATCACATGGGATACTATCTAGCAGACGGCATCTATCCCCCGTGGTCtacatttgtgaagaccatctcaatgccacaaggagaaaaaaggcaaaagtttgccaaaagacaagaagcagcaagaaaggacgttgaacgtgcattcggcgttctccaatctcggtttgcaatagttcgtggtccatcacgcttttggcatccgaatgacatgaagtcaataatgtatgcttgcatcatattgcataacatgattgttgaagatgagcgcaacacgtaccaaggtaattttgtttatgaacaggtcaataatgacatattggATGCTGAAGTATTAAGTGGTCCTATCCCCGCTTTTAGAAATATCTTGGAAAGaagagcacatcaaattgaAAGGTCAATCCATCACCAacttcaagcagacttggtggagcatatttggcagcttcccgaaaacgagaataatgaaaattaa
- the LOC130739528 gene encoding probable leucine-rich repeat receptor-like protein kinase At1g68400 — MPPPPPPLLSSLFIFSLTFLSLLLTPQASTPTNPDFHPLISFKATSDTSNKLTTWNSTTHLCTWHGVTCLRNRVSRLVLENLDLHGSLHPLTSLTQLRVLSLKNNRFHGPIPNLSNLTGMRLLFLSHNNFSGDFPVTLTSLTRLYRLDLSHNSLSGEIPAAVNNFTRLLTLRLDGNQLHGRIPNMNFPNLQDFNVSGNNLSGRIPVSLSGLPGSAFAQNPSLCGAPLQKCKDIPALASPLVPSSRSSTPENENRRTGATRMGPMLLIVIILGDALVLAVVSLLLYCYFWRRHNSGEVREGKESTVSSSTPKRVEGGGGGGRGEKVVYAAGQNVFEKGRMVFFEGVRRFELEDLLRASAEMLGKGGFGTAYKAVLDDGSVLAVKRLKEVQIGGKREFEQRMEVLGKLRHPNVVYLRAYYFARDEKLLVSDYMANGSLFWLLHGNRGPGRTPLDWTTRLKIAAGAARGVAFIHSHNHLNSKNNSLTHGNIKSTNVLVDRAGNPRVADFGLSIFAAPSSTGRFNGYRAPEASDGRKQSWKSDVYSFGVLLMEMLTGKCPSALDGGGEAVDLPRWVQSVVREEWTAEVFDLELMRYKDIEEEMVALLQIAVACTAAVPDQRPRMSHVVKMIEELRGVQVSPCHDTVDSVSESPSLSEDACGGGTN, encoded by the exons atgccaccaccaccaccacctcttctCTCATCACTCTTCATTTTCTCACTCACCTTCCTCTCCCTCCTCCTCACTCCACAAGCCTCCACTCCCACCAACCCAGATTTCCACCCACTAATCTCCTTCAAAGCCACTTCCGACACCTCCAACAAACTCACCACATGGAACTCCACCACCCACCTCTGCACCTGGCACGGCGTCACCTGCCTCCGAAACCGCGTCTCCCGCCTCGTCCTCGAAAATCTCGACCTCCACGGCTCCCTCCACCCCTTAACCTCCCTCACTCAGCTCCGTGTCCTCAGCCTCAAAAACAACCGCTTCCACGGCCCCATACCAAACCTCTCCAACCTCACCGGCATGAGACTCCTCTTCCTCTCCCACAACAACTTCTCCGGTGACTTCCCCGTCACGCTCACCTCCCTCACCCGCCTCTACCGCCTTGACCTCTCCCACAACAGCCTCTCCGGCGAGATTCCGGCCGCCGTAAACAACTTCACGCGGCTCCTCACACTCCGCCTTGATGGTAACCAACTCCACGGCCGCATTCCGAACATGAACTTCCCCAACCTCCAAGACTTCAACGTCTCCGGTAACAATCTCTCAGGTCGAATACCCGTTTCTCTCTCGGGTCTCCCCGGTTCCGCTTTCGCTCAAAACCCGTCCCTCTGCGGCGCGCCGCTGCAGAAATGCAAAGACATCCCTGCCCTCGCTTCACCGCTGGTTCCATCTTCCCGGAGCTCCACGCCGGAAAACGAGAACCGGAGAACCGGAGCTACGAGAATGGGACCGATGCTTCTAATCGTAATTATCCTCGGCGACGCTCTGGTCCTCGCCGTGGTTTCTCTCCTTCTCTACTGCTACTTCTGGCGGCGACACAACTCCGGCGAGGTCAGGGAAGGGAAAGAGTCAACAGTATCGAGTAGTACTCCGAAGCgcgtggagggtggtggtggtggtggtcgtggTGAGAAGGTGGTTTACGCGGCGGGGCAGAACGTGTTTGAGAAGGGTAGAATGGTGTTCTTCGAAGGAGTGAGGAGGTTTGAGCTGGAGGATCTTCTTCGTGCCTCGGCGGAGATGCTGGGGAAAGGTGGGTTCGGTACTGCCTATAAAGCTGTTCTTGATGATGGAAGTGTTCTTGCagtgaagaggctgaaggaggtTCAGATTGGAGGGAAGAGAGAGTTTGAGCAGAGAATGGAGGTTCTGGGAAAGTTGAGACACCCCAATGTTGTTTATTTAAGAGCTTACTATTTTGCCAGAGATGAGAAATTGCTTGTTTCTGATTACATGGCCAATGGTAGCTTGTTCTGGCTTCTTCATG GTAACCGAGGACCCGGGCGAACCCCATTGGACTGGACCACAAGGCTGAAGATAGCAGCCGGAGCGGCTCGAGGCGTAGCCTTCATTCACAGCCATAACCACCTCAACAGTAAAAACAATAGCCTCACCCACGGTAACATCAAATCCACCAACGTCCTAGTTGACAGGGCGGGAAATCCACGCGTGGCGGATTTTGGACTCTCCATCTTCGCGGCCCCGTCATCTACTGGGAGATTCAACGGTTACCGCGCACCGGAGGCCTCGGATGGCCGGAAACAGTCCTGGAAGTCTGACGTGTACTCCTTCGGCGTTTTGCTCATGGAGATGCTGACTGGGAAGTGCCCCTCCGCCCTGGACGGTGGCGGAGAGGCGGTGGACCTGCCCCGGTGGGTGCAGTCGGTGGTGAGGGAGGAATGGACGGCGGAGGTGTTTGATCTTGAGCTGATGAGGTATAAAGATATTGAGGAGGAGATGGTGGCGCTGCTGCAGATTGCCGTGGCGTGTACTGCAGCTGTACCTGATCAACGGCCTAGGATGAGCCACGTGGTGAAGATGATCGAGGAGTTGCGTGGGGTCCAGGTATCGCCGTGTCATGACACGGTGGACTCGGTGTCTGAGTCACCATCCCTGTCTGAAGATGCATGTGGAGGTGGAACTAACTAG
- the LOC130737031 gene encoding putative receptor-like protein kinase At5g39000 has product MRLITPTLLYFSLSLVIHSTYLEAYDPVDLFTIDCGSSGFYLQEQDNDGRTWHVDRYYTGELILTGESDNASANTLAPFINQIPYGTARLSRSQFNFSFPVNTAGPKFLRLFFYPASYSGGFNRGDASFTVKSNGFTLLKDINASLTADAEGLDTIFREYIINVNHGQNLDLYFTPTTSSSYAFINGIEVVSMPSDLYYTPSTDPGFKLVGRDNTLYSVANNTALETSYRIKVGGQTISPSKDTGLFRNWEGNDDLYLRTPSALGSEEADSTGAMNITVSPDYAAPEDVTSDSTVKWQT; this is encoded by the coding sequence ATGAGGTTAATAACACCAACCCTCCTCTACTTTTCACTGTCCCTTGTTATACACTCCACCTATCTCGAAGCTTATGACCCAGTTGATCTATTCACCATCGATTGCGGCTCCAGCGGCTTCTACCTCCAGGAGCAGGACAACGACGGAAGGACATGGCATGTTGACCGTTATTACACTGGTGAACTCATCCTCACAGGTGAAAGTGACAATGCTTCAGCAAACACGCTAGCCCCTTTCATCAACCAAATCCCCTACGGCACAGCTCGATTGTCCCGCTCCCAATTCAACTTCTCCTTCCCAGTCAACACCGCAGGCCCCAAGTTCCTCCGCCTCTTCTTCTACCCTGCTTCATACTCAGGCGGCTTCAACCGCGGAGACGCCTCCTTCACCGTGAAATCCAACGGATTCACCCTCCTCAAAGACATCAACGCTTCACTCACCGCCGATGCTGAAGGACTTGACACCATCTTCAGAGAATACATCATCAACGTCAACCACGGTCAAAACCTTGACTTATACTTCACTCCAACCACAAGCTCttcctatgctttcatcaatGGAATTGAGGTTGTATCCATGCCTAGTGACCTCTACTACACACCTTCCACCGACCCAGGATTCAAGCTCGTGGGTAGAGATAACACCCTGTACAGCGTTGCAAACAACACAGCACTGGAGACAAGTTACAGAATCAAAGTTGGGGGGCAAACAATCTCACCCAGTAAAGACACGGGTTTGTTCAGAAACTGGGAAGGCAACGATGACTTGTATTTAAGAACACCGAGCGCACTGGGTTCTGAAGAAGCTGACTCGACGGGTGCGATGAACATCACCGTGAGCCCTGATTATGCGGCACCGGAGGACGTTACATCGGATTCGACGGTGAAATGGCAAACCTGA